In Panacibacter ginsenosidivorans, the following proteins share a genomic window:
- a CDS encoding OsmC family protein, protein MNAYELKALQTPLKEKYRNNPVAALVTLKAEGKLGENISCKVETGRAIASAGLHPATGGDGLHLCSGDMLLEALVACAGVTLKAVATSMGIEIKSGTVKAEGDIDFSGTLGVSKEVPVGFKMIRLYFLLETGASKETLEKLLQLTERYCVVYQTITKGTAINTSIEN, encoded by the coding sequence ATGAACGCTTATGAATTAAAAGCACTCCAAACGCCACTCAAAGAAAAGTATCGTAATAATCCCGTCGCTGCACTTGTAACACTTAAAGCCGAAGGAAAACTTGGTGAGAATATTTCCTGTAAAGTAGAAACGGGCCGTGCTATAGCTTCTGCTGGTTTGCATCCTGCCACAGGTGGAGATGGATTGCATCTTTGTTCGGGAGATATGTTGCTTGAAGCGCTTGTAGCTTGTGCAGGCGTTACATTAAAGGCGGTGGCCACTTCAATGGGTATTGAAATAAAAAGCGGAACTGTAAAAGCAGAAGGCGATATTGATTTTTCCGGTACGCTTGGTGTTTCAAAAGAAGTGCCCGTAGGTTTTAAAATGATCAGACTTTATTTTTTGCTTGAAACAGGTGCATCTAAAGAAACGCTTGAAAAACTGTTGCAGCTTACAGAAAGATATTGCGTGGTCTACCAGACTATCACTAAAGGAACTGCTATTAATACTTCTATAGAAAATTAA
- the dapF gene encoding diaminopimelate epimerase, with protein MHIIFHKYQGTGNDFVIIDNRNNTIQLSTIQVKKICDRRFGIGADGLMLLNSKEGFDFEMIYFNADGRESSMCGNGGRCLVKFAYNNGIHKRKYLFIAVDGKHEASVEDNGWVYLKMKDVHGIEKHYADSVLDTGSPHYIKPVTDLTHFDVVKSGKDIRYSEEYKKNGINVNFVEQKDKSIFVRTYERGVEDETLSCGTGVTAAALVYAHNDNGFNRVEIKTLGGNLAVEFDKLNDDTFENIWLCGPADFVFKGEIEI; from the coding sequence ATGCATATTATATTTCATAAATACCAGGGCACCGGAAATGATTTTGTTATAATCGATAACAGGAACAATACTATTCAGCTTTCAACAATACAGGTAAAAAAAATATGCGACCGCCGTTTTGGTATTGGTGCAGATGGATTAATGCTGCTTAACAGCAAAGAAGGTTTTGATTTTGAAATGATCTACTTTAATGCAGATGGCCGTGAAAGCAGCATGTGTGGTAACGGTGGCCGCTGTCTCGTTAAGTTTGCTTACAATAATGGTATACATAAACGTAAATATTTATTTATTGCTGTAGATGGCAAGCATGAAGCTTCTGTAGAAGATAATGGTTGGGTTTATTTAAAAATGAAAGATGTGCATGGTATCGAAAAGCATTATGCCGATTCAGTATTAGATACAGGCTCGCCACATTATATAAAACCTGTTACTGACCTTACTCATTTTGACGTAGTAAAGTCGGGCAAAGATATCAGGTATAGCGAGGAATATAAAAAGAATGGTATTAATGTAAACTTTGTGGAGCAAAAAGATAAATCAATTTTTGTGCGTACTTACGAGCGGGGTGTAGAAGATGAAACCCTTAGTTGCGGCACAGGCGTTACTGCTGCTGCATTAGTGTATGCACATAATGATAATGGCTTTAACCGTGTAGAAATAAAAACACTTGGCGGTAACCTTGCAGTGGAGTTTGATAAACTTAATGATGATACTTTTGAAAACATCTGGCTTTGCGGACCGGCAGATTTTGTATTTAAAGGCGAGATAGAAATTTAG
- a CDS encoding nucleoside phosphorylase: MHKIASSELIINDRGAIYHLDLRPEELAQTVITVGDPGRVAQVSRYFDKIEYKQQHREFITHTGYVGKKRISVLSTGIGPDNIDIVMNELDALANIDLEERSIKKELTALTVIRIGTSGSLQADIPVDGFVAGTHGLGIDNLLNFYKHSNNDEEKTLLQQFAAHTQLDNNFSHPYIAGASGAVLKHFVDGFHHGITVTCPGFYGPQGRVLRLGLTNPQLVDRLTQFYYGNHRITNFEMETSAIYGLGKLLGHQCLSVNVIVANRINKTFTKDGKAAVEKLIQKALGIIEGI, from the coding sequence ATGCACAAAATAGCATCATCAGAACTTATTATTAACGACAGGGGCGCTATTTATCATTTGGATCTTCGTCCCGAAGAATTGGCGCAAACAGTAATTACCGTTGGCGATCCCGGACGTGTGGCGCAGGTGAGCAGGTATTTTGACAAGATTGAATACAAGCAACAGCACCGTGAGTTTATTACACATACAGGTTATGTTGGTAAGAAAAGGATATCTGTTTTATCAACAGGTATTGGCCCTGATAATATTGATATTGTAATGAACGAACTTGATGCATTGGCAAATATTGATCTTGAAGAGCGCAGCATTAAAAAGGAACTAACAGCATTAACAGTTATAAGAATTGGCACCAGCGGTTCTTTGCAGGCAGATATTCCGGTGGATGGTTTTGTTGCAGGTACGCATGGCCTTGGTATTGATAACCTGCTTAATTTTTATAAGCATAGTAATAATGATGAAGAAAAAACTTTACTGCAACAATTTGCTGCACACACTCAGCTTGATAATAATTTCTCACACCCATATATAGCTGGCGCTTCAGGCGCAGTGCTTAAACATTTTGTGGATGGTTTTCATCATGGTATTACCGTTACATGCCCAGGTTTCTATGGACCACAGGGGAGAGTGTTAAGGTTAGGTCTTACCAATCCGCAACTTGTTGACAGACTCACGCAATTTTATTATGGTAACCATCGTATAACCAATTTTGAAATGGAAACAAGTGCCATTTATGGTTTGGGTAAATTGCTGGGTCATCAATGCCTCAGTGTAAATGTTATTGTTGCCAACCGCATTAATAAAACTTTTACCAAAGATGGAAAGGCAGCAGTTGAAAAGCTTATTCAGAAAGCATTAGGGATAATTGAAGGAATATAA
- a CDS encoding sensor histidine kinase, translating into MFFNHKYRYVFILLLAAYTYINTELCQVYTYFQINIHWYYSFVVILLITFFTWEANRLLSPVFEKWLPGNEHIIRRSVLFFFVGLSVAYLATIGVNLFFASIILHEPQASILNPLKLTLIYTSLINLLLHLLNLVMVYQKEFKTKELEAEELKRMHAQAELSAIKQQINPHFLFNNLNVLSGLVMQQSADANHFIEAFSKVYMHILNNHNKELIELDKELNFLQPYFFLLKQRFPDAIELDIDVPERYKSHYIIPVALQMLVENAIKHNIVSKKRPLYIKIYANGNKTISVINKLQPKQQTGPGSNIGLNNIRKRYELTAGKEIIIIKDESSFSVTLPLIEINTYEGTNN; encoded by the coding sequence ATGTTTTTTAACCACAAATACAGGTACGTTTTTATTCTGTTACTTGCTGCATATACTTATATCAATACGGAGTTGTGCCAGGTATATACTTATTTCCAGATCAATATTCATTGGTATTACTCATTCGTGGTTATTTTGTTGATTACATTTTTTACATGGGAGGCTAACAGGTTGTTGTCTCCGGTTTTTGAAAAATGGCTTCCCGGTAATGAACATATCATCCGCAGAAGCGTACTATTCTTTTTTGTGGGATTATCCGTTGCATATCTGGCTACTATTGGGGTTAACTTGTTTTTTGCAAGCATTATTTTACATGAACCGCAGGCTTCTATTCTTAATCCGCTAAAGCTTACTTTGATTTATACGTCTTTAATTAATCTGCTATTGCATTTGCTGAATCTTGTAATGGTTTATCAAAAGGAATTTAAAACCAAAGAACTTGAAGCAGAAGAATTAAAAAGGATGCATGCACAGGCAGAATTATCTGCCATAAAGCAGCAGATCAATCCTCATTTTTTATTTAACAACCTAAATGTATTGTCTGGCCTTGTGATGCAGCAAAGTGCGGATGCCAATCATTTTATTGAAGCTTTTTCGAAAGTATATATGCATATACTCAATAATCATAATAAGGAATTAATTGAATTAGATAAGGAGCTGAATTTTTTACAGCCTTATTTCTTTCTGCTTAAACAACGCTTTCCTGATGCTATTGAATTAGATATAGATGTACCGGAGAGATATAAAAGTCATTACATTATTCCGGTAGCACTACAGATGCTTGTAGAAAATGCCATTAAACATAATATTGTTTCAAAAAAAAGACCATTATATATTAAGATATATGCCAATGGCAACAAAACCATTTCTGTTATTAACAAGTTGCAACCTAAGCAGCAAACAGGGCCGGGTTCTAATATTGGTTTAAATAATATTCGCAAGCGTTATGAGTTAACTGCCGGCAAAGAAATTATTATAATAAAAGATGAATCTTCTTTCTCTGTAACCTTACCATTAATTGAAATAAACACCTATGAGGGTACTAATAATTGA
- a CDS encoding fasciclin domain-containing protein translates to MRASIILKNLFLTAFVPFVMASCNSNDDTPQPQPTDPTIAEIAASDTSFSFLLAAATKAGLVDELSAPGALTVFAPTNNAFRAAGFPTQTSVEAADATTLAGILTYHIISGKVLAADVPAGPNAAVTVLSGGTVYTTSNSLGVFVNGVKVVTADIAASNGVVHVIGKVLIPPSGNIVETAVANPDFSYLVAAVLRASEGTTDVAGVLSGTDPLTVFAPTNQAFINAGFATIADIQAADPDVLTSILTYHVVNGRVFSSDLTDGATPSTLNGGTVTIDLGATATVKGNTNTTASNIVATDIVTTNGVIHVIDQVLLP, encoded by the coding sequence ATGAGAGCATCTATCATCTTAAAAAATCTTTTCCTTACTGCCTTTGTTCCTTTTGTGATGGCCAGTTGTAATAGTAACGACGATACCCCGCAGCCGCAGCCAACGGATCCTACGATTGCAGAAATTGCCGCTTCAGACACTTCTTTTTCTTTTTTGTTGGCGGCTGCTACCAAAGCAGGGTTGGTTGACGAATTATCCGCACCTGGTGCGCTAACGGTTTTTGCACCTACCAATAACGCATTCAGGGCTGCAGGTTTTCCTACACAGACCTCTGTTGAAGCCGCTGACGCTACAACATTGGCAGGCATTCTTACTTATCATATCATTTCAGGTAAAGTATTGGCTGCAGACGTACCAGCTGGTCCTAATGCCGCCGTAACTGTTTTAAGTGGCGGAACTGTTTACACAACTTCAAATAGTTTGGGTGTATTTGTAAATGGAGTAAAAGTCGTGACAGCAGATATTGCAGCTTCTAACGGGGTGGTGCATGTTATTGGTAAAGTATTAATACCGCCATCCGGCAACATTGTAGAGACTGCCGTTGCAAATCCTGATTTCAGTTACTTGGTGGCAGCAGTATTAAGGGCAAGTGAGGGAACGACAGATGTGGCAGGCGTATTATCAGGCACAGACCCACTCACCGTTTTTGCACCAACCAACCAGGCTTTTATCAATGCAGGTTTTGCTACTATTGCAGATATACAGGCCGCAGATCCTGATGTGCTTACATCTATTCTTACCTATCATGTAGTAAACGGAAGAGTATTCTCTTCAGATCTTACAGATGGAGCTACACCTTCCACACTTAATGGTGGTACTGTTACCATTGATCTGGGGGCTACAGCTACTGTAAAAGGCAATACTAATACAACAGCTTCAAATATCGTAGCTACAGATATTGTGACCACTAACGGTGTGATACATGTAATAGACCAGGTTTTACTACCATAA
- the aat gene encoding leucyl/phenylalanyl-tRNA--protein transferase: MSLHALDNRLWFPPVDAAQEDGLLAIGGDLSVQRLLMAYERGIFPWYEGDVPVWWCPDPRFVLNPDELKVSKSMKQLFKRNAFTFTINKAFREVINNCKKINRPGQDGTWITNEVLASYKKMHEFGYAHSAEVWLNNELVGGLYGIRLGKVFFGESMFSLVSNASKYALISYVKQLKKEGVQLIDCQVYTEHLESLGAKMISRNNFIDLLHKYIGEPG; the protein is encoded by the coding sequence ATGTCATTGCATGCATTAGATAACCGTTTATGGTTTCCACCTGTTGATGCAGCGCAGGAAGATGGGCTACTTGCCATTGGCGGAGATCTCAGTGTACAGCGGTTGCTTATGGCGTATGAAAGAGGTATCTTTCCATGGTATGAAGGTGATGTACCTGTTTGGTGGTGTCCTGATCCCCGTTTTGTTTTAAACCCCGATGAACTGAAAGTAAGTAAAAGCATGAAACAATTATTTAAACGGAATGCTTTCACTTTCACTATCAACAAAGCATTTCGGGAGGTTATCAATAACTGCAAAAAAATAAACAGACCCGGCCAGGATGGCACCTGGATCACCAACGAAGTACTAGCCTCTTATAAAAAGATGCATGAGTTTGGCTATGCCCACAGTGCAGAAGTATGGCTTAATAATGAACTCGTGGGCGGCTTATATGGCATACGACTCGGTAAAGTATTTTTTGGCGAAAGTATGTTTAGTCTTGTAAGTAATGCAAGCAAGTATGCCCTTATAAGTTATGTAAAGCAATTAAAAAAAGAAGGTGTGCAGTTAATAGATTGCCAGGTTTATACAGAGCATCTTGAAAGCCTTGGCGCAAAAATGATTTCCCGGAATAACTTTATTGACTTATTGCATAAATACATTGGTGAGCCAGGCTAA
- a CDS encoding magnesium transporter CorA family protein, protein MIQYFKNINNQTVAIDKPENGIWVNLVPPLKEEEFHELSEVLEIPIEFLRDSLDIDERPRYEIEDNVKFVVIKTPAENNSFNDSDAYYITIPICIILTHNHIVTVNSFDNGAIKKFLNTFEKRHPDKRSMMVLKIFEKVVQNFMEYLKEINHKRNLYEQKLYDSNRNEELLNLMRIQKSLVYFVTALRSNELMMLKMERTNFLGLTEEEREFLNDLIVDTSQALEMANIYTNILSSTMDAFASIISNNLNNIMKRLTSITIVLMLPTLITSIYGMNVEIPYQTTAHAFYIPVVLSLAVSIIIAWYFMKKKWF, encoded by the coding sequence GTGATACAATACTTTAAAAATATTAACAACCAGACTGTAGCTATTGATAAGCCTGAAAATGGTATCTGGGTAAATCTTGTGCCACCATTAAAGGAAGAAGAGTTTCATGAGCTTAGTGAAGTATTGGAAATACCTATTGAGTTCTTAAGAGATTCACTGGATATAGATGAACGTCCACGATACGAAATAGAAGACAATGTAAAATTTGTTGTAATAAAAACACCGGCAGAGAATAATTCTTTCAATGACAGTGACGCTTATTACATCACCATTCCCATCTGCATTATTTTAACGCACAATCATATTGTAACCGTTAATTCTTTTGATAACGGTGCCATAAAAAAATTCCTGAACACTTTTGAAAAACGCCATCCTGATAAACGCAGCATGATGGTGCTGAAAATATTTGAGAAAGTAGTGCAGAACTTTATGGAGTACCTTAAAGAGATCAACCATAAACGCAATCTGTACGAACAAAAATTATACGACAGTAACCGTAACGAAGAATTACTAAACCTGATGCGTATTCAAAAAAGCCTCGTATATTTTGTAACCGCATTGCGAAGCAACGAACTTATGATGCTGAAAATGGAACGCACCAATTTCCTCGGACTTACCGAAGAAGAAAGAGAGTTCCTTAATGATCTTATTGTAGACACCAGCCAGGCCCTTGAAATGGCTAATATCTACACCAATATCCTCAGCAGCACGATGGATGCGTTTGCCAGCATCATCAGCAACAACCTAAACAATATAATGAAGCGCCTTACTTCCATTACTATTGTGCTCATGTTGCCCACACTTATCACCAGCATCTACGGAATGAATGTAGAAATACCTTATCAAACAACGGCTCATGCATTTTATATACCCGTTGTACTTTCCCTTGCAGTCTCCATTATTATCGCCTGGTATTTTATGAAAAAGAAATGGTTCTGA
- a CDS encoding ATP-dependent Clp protease adaptor ClpS yields MPIIAFDTASAPLEDIETDVLTAEQFPYNLIVWNDDVNTFDWVIETLMEVCNHTEEQAEQCSIIIHYKGKCAVKNGDYDTLKPMCDAITERNIGATIEMMVGS; encoded by the coding sequence ATGCCAATCATTGCATTTGATACAGCTTCAGCTCCTTTGGAAGATATTGAAACAGATGTTCTCACTGCCGAGCAGTTTCCCTATAACCTTATCGTTTGGAACGATGATGTGAACACTTTTGATTGGGTAATTGAAACCCTTATGGAAGTTTGCAACCACACAGAAGAGCAGGCAGAACAATGTTCCATTATCATTCATTATAAAGGAAAATGTGCAGTTAAGAATGGTGATTATGATACCCTAAAGCCTATGTGTGATGCCATTACTGAAAGAAATATTGGCGCCACTATTGAAATGATGGTAGGAAGTTAA
- a CDS encoding LytR/AlgR family response regulator transcription factor translates to MRVLIIEDEAVAAHRLQLMLKDYDASVDLLACLDSIEESVAWLQQHEHPDVMLLDIQLADGFSFEIFKRTSYQKPVIFTTAYNEYALDAFRYFSVDYLLKPVSFDALKAALDKYKFITNAAHTDYASIFKALKNFPTDQYKERFLAKIGQRLIFIKTSEVAYFRAEDKVTYIIDKQGNKLPVDYTLEKLETVLDPRYFFRLNRKVIVSIDSIAQVKPYHNSRLMLYLKDGNKSDDMIISRERVPEFRQWAEQ, encoded by the coding sequence ATGAGGGTACTAATAATTGAAGATGAAGCAGTAGCTGCCCACCGATTACAGCTTATGCTGAAAGATTATGATGCTTCTGTAGATTTGCTTGCCTGCCTGGATAGTATTGAGGAATCTGTTGCATGGCTTCAGCAACATGAACACCCGGATGTTATGCTGCTGGATATTCAACTTGCAGATGGATTCAGCTTCGAAATATTTAAACGCACCAGCTATCAAAAGCCTGTTATTTTTACCACAGCATACAATGAATATGCACTGGATGCTTTTCGTTATTTTAGTGTTGATTACCTCCTCAAGCCAGTAAGTTTCGATGCACTGAAAGCTGCCCTGGATAAATATAAATTCATTACTAATGCAGCACATACTGACTATGCCAGCATTTTCAAAGCATTGAAAAATTTTCCTACAGATCAATACAAAGAACGTTTTCTTGCTAAAATAGGCCAGCGGCTTATATTCATAAAAACAAGTGAGGTTGCCTATTTCAGGGCAGAAGATAAGGTCACTTATATTATAGACAAGCAAGGGAATAAATTGCCTGTTGATTATACACTTGAGAAACTGGAAACAGTTTTAGATCCGCGTTATTTTTTTCGTTTGAACCGTAAAGTTATCGTCTCTATCGATAGTATTGCGCAGGTAAAACCTTATCATAATAGCAGGCTAATGCTTTATCTGAAAGATGGGAATAAATCAGATGACATGATCATTAGCAGAGAACGTGTGCCAGAATTCAGGCAGTGGGCCGAGCAATAA
- the secDF gene encoding protein translocase subunit SecDF, producing the protein MQLKGLVRFFAILLVIICLYQLSFTWMVRSYESTQKEKAAAWVKANYPAASVKYPGDAERAAAYEDSLSNFEKARLQRILDSTADTKIGPFSLATYKGAKDEELKLGLDLQGGMSVTMEVGLDGLIRSLSNYSKDAAFNTALNNAVVKKANSGLDLITLFGDEYKKVGNGNKLAPLFLGRSDGKVKFDDSDDKVLSYLRAEAGDAFNNTFRILSNRIDRFGLASPSINPDPAKGIINIELAGIKDPERVRKYLQSTANLQFFEVFTVNDAAESLQSADKAMSDYLKGIKTTPDTAATAVAKSDTTKQVTAVVDTTKTFTLSGGSADTAKNKTTAKTTDSTKIRQLENPIFSLFRGIAQGQQDEKGAVHYPAYIGYVLKRDTGQLGTYLRSDVVASKLPANMVFMYGNVEGQAGVKNDTLLSLYAIKTLDNGLAKLEGNNVSTARQDYDEKGRPAISMNMDAVGTRIWAKMTADNVGKPIAIVLDNFVYSAPNVINAIPNGNSQISGSFTIQEAKDLADILQSGKLPAPAKIVAEQVVGPTLGEAAVTGGALAFLISFIVIFVLMLIYYNTAGWVANIALILNLLFTIGILAMFGFTLTAPGIAGLVLTIGMAVDTNVIIFERIKEELTKGKGYLMAVSDGYKRSYAPVLDAHVTTFLTAFILFIFGLGPVLGFATTQMLGIVLSLFCGILVSRMITDLFTNKQRHFEYFTGISKKIFKHTQFKFIEYRKIAYGISVVVLILGIASLFNGFDEGVEFSGGRSYTVKFAAAPNVEQVRTELEKVFEEAPIIKTVNTNDQLNITTSYKIKETGNNVDSLVVEKLYTGLQKFIPGTSLSQFKNPRVLVSSQKVLPSISEDLKRGATKATVIAIIVICLYIFIRFRDWRYSLGTIVSLLHDVLVTLAVFSFARYLDLGFSLEIDQYFIAAVLTVIGFSMNDTVIVYDRIREDSKLMKGADKATIINTAINQTLSRTIMTSLTVFLTILILFIFGGEVTKGFAFAMLIGVITGTYSSIFVAAPILVDFARNRPLGKQEEVKVKLEKPVATKAK; encoded by the coding sequence ATGCAACTTAAAGGTTTGGTGCGGTTCTTTGCCATCTTACTTGTAATTATCTGTCTTTACCAGTTATCGTTTACGTGGATGGTTCGCAGCTATGAAAGTACCCAGAAAGAGAAAGCAGCTGCATGGGTAAAAGCCAATTATCCTGCTGCTTCTGTAAAATACCCCGGTGATGCAGAACGTGCAGCAGCTTACGAAGATTCTTTAAGCAATTTTGAAAAGGCAAGACTTCAACGTATACTCGACAGTACTGCTGATACCAAGATCGGCCCATTTAGCCTCGCAACTTATAAAGGCGCTAAAGATGAGGAATTAAAACTGGGTCTTGATCTGCAGGGTGGCATGAGTGTGACCATGGAAGTGGGTCTTGATGGTTTGATCCGTTCTTTGTCTAACTATTCAAAAGATGCTGCTTTTAACACTGCATTGAATAATGCTGTAGTAAAAAAAGCAAACAGTGGTTTAGACCTTATAACCTTGTTTGGTGATGAATATAAAAAAGTAGGTAATGGCAACAAACTTGCCCCATTATTTTTAGGCCGCAGTGATGGCAAGGTTAAGTTTGATGATTCAGACGATAAAGTACTGAGTTATCTACGTGCAGAAGCAGGCGACGCATTTAATAACACATTCCGTATTTTAAGTAACAGGATAGACAGGTTTGGTCTTGCATCTCCTTCTATTAATCCTGATCCGGCAAAAGGTATCATCAACATTGAACTTGCGGGTATTAAAGATCCTGAAAGAGTACGTAAATATTTACAGTCAACTGCTAACCTGCAGTTCTTTGAAGTATTTACTGTTAATGACGCAGCAGAATCTTTACAAAGTGCAGACAAGGCTATGTCTGATTACCTGAAAGGTATCAAGACCACTCCTGATACAGCTGCAACTGCTGTTGCAAAATCAGATACAACAAAGCAAGTAACTGCTGTTGTTGATACAACAAAAACATTTACGTTATCAGGCGGTTCTGCGGATACTGCTAAAAATAAAACCACTGCAAAAACAACTGACTCTACAAAGATCAGGCAGCTTGAAAACCCTATATTTAGTTTATTCAGAGGTATAGCCCAGGGCCAACAAGATGAAAAAGGTGCTGTACATTACCCTGCATATATAGGTTATGTATTGAAAAGAGATACCGGTCAGTTAGGTACTTACCTAAGATCTGATGTTGTTGCAAGCAAACTGCCAGCTAATATGGTATTTATGTATGGTAATGTGGAAGGACAGGCTGGTGTTAAAAATGATACACTATTATCGCTTTATGCTATAAAGACATTGGATAATGGTCTTGCAAAACTGGAAGGTAATAATGTTAGCACTGCAAGACAGGATTATGATGAAAAAGGAAGACCTGCCATCAGCATGAATATGGACGCTGTTGGTACAAGGATCTGGGCGAAAATGACTGCTGACAATGTTGGCAAGCCTATTGCAATTGTGCTGGATAATTTTGTGTATAGTGCACCAAATGTTATTAATGCAATTCCAAATGGTAACTCACAGATATCAGGAAGCTTTACAATACAGGAAGCAAAAGACCTTGCAGACATTTTGCAGTCTGGTAAATTACCTGCGCCTGCAAAGATCGTTGCAGAACAGGTTGTAGGTCCAACGCTTGGGGAAGCTGCAGTAACAGGCGGCGCACTTGCATTCCTGATTTCCTTTATAGTGATCTTCGTGTTGATGCTTATTTATTATAACACAGCAGGATGGGTTGCTAACATTGCTTTGATATTAAACCTGCTCTTTACCATTGGTATACTTGCCATGTTTGGATTTACATTAACGGCCCCTGGTATTGCGGGCTTGGTACTTACTATTGGTATGGCGGTAGATACAAACGTTATCATCTTTGAAAGAATAAAAGAAGAACTGACGAAAGGTAAAGGTTACCTTATGGCCGTTTCTGATGGTTATAAGAGATCTTATGCACCCGTACTGGATGCACACGTTACCACTTTCCTCACAGCTTTTATTTTGTTCATCTTTGGTCTTGGTCCTGTACTTGGCTTTGCCACTACACAGATGCTTGGTATCGTGTTATCATTGTTCTGCGGTATCCTTGTTTCGAGAATGATCACAGACCTGTTTACTAATAAACAAAGGCACTTTGAATATTTTACTGGTATTTCAAAAAAGATATTTAAGCATACCCAATTCAAATTTATTGAATACAGAAAGATTGCTTATGGTATTTCTGTAGTAGTGCTGATACTTGGTATAGCTTCTTTATTTAATGGTTTTGATGAAGGTGTTGAATTTTCTGGTGGCCGTAGTTATACTGTTAAGTTTGCAGCAGCTCCAAATGTAGAGCAGGTAAGAACAGAACTTGAAAAAGTATTTGAAGAAGCGCCTATTATTAAGACCGTAAACACCAACGATCAGCTAAATATTACCACCTCTTACAAGATAAAAGAAACAGGTAATAATGTGGATTCGCTGGTGGTTGAAAAACTGTACACAGGGTTACAGAAATTTATACCTGGTACATCACTCAGCCAGTTTAAAAATCCCAGGGTGCTGGTAAGTTCACAAAAGGTGTTGCCATCTATTTCTGAAGACCTGAAACGCGGTGCAACCAAAGCAACTGTAATTGCAATAATTGTTATTTGTTTGTACATCTTCATCCGTTTCCGTGACTGGAGATATTCGCTTGGTACCATCGTATCATTGTTGCACGACGTATTGGTAACGCTTGCTGTATTTAGCTTTGCACGCTACCTCGATCTTGGTTTCTCACTTGAAATTGACCAGTACTTTATTGCGGCTGTATTAACCGTGATAGGTTTCTCAATGAATGATACTGTAATTGTTTATGACAGGATCCGTGAAGATTCTAAATTGATGAAGGGCGCTGATAAAGCCACCATCATCAATACGGCTATTAACCAAACATTGAGTCGTACTATCATGACATCATTGACTGTGTTTCTTACCATACTTATCCTCTTCATCTTTGGTGGTGAGGTTACAAAAGGTTTTGCATTCGCTATGCTTATTGGTGTTATTACCGGTACCTATTCTTCTATCTTCGTTGCAGCACCAATATTGGTTGACTTCGCAAGAAACAGACCATTGGGCAAACAGGAAGAAGTAAAAGTTAAACTGGAAAAACCTGTCGCAACTAAAGCTAAATAA